In one Nitrospiraceae bacterium genomic region, the following are encoded:
- a CDS encoding SLC13 family permease encodes MTDVQIYTTMAVFGVVILAIAFDLIDMAVAALLGVSVLFGFNILVEDDVIAAVKTAGGPLALLFGGMVVARTLAGTGIFDRIGTVYLRATKGSGKRFLLLLIALVAPLCAFLPNATTVILLAPIIIRVAVALGIDFVGPMILTAIVSNSAGLLTLVGDPATFLVGNSIGMSFGQYLHKVSLGGLLSLLVLIPLLPILMPDLWRLQRPLPPHASDKPFQRPWFAVLSLAVLAVMVGLFLIGEDLPIPIGPPAVAIIGASLALLVIYSVKVEPVDNVLRDIDWKTLVFLGCIFFLVQAITKTGLLQSFSLKMYEWFGTEFALAALALIAGIGLLSSLLANIPVVAASILMVKGYLVAVEAVSEAALGAHFTDWPDAVIPVFISMMFGATLGGNATMIGASANIVSIGICAQNGKPVTFARWLRYGLPFTACQLAVSALYVLALFHFSR; translated from the coding sequence ATGACCGACGTACAGATATATACGACGATGGCGGTATTCGGCGTCGTGATTCTGGCGATCGCGTTTGATCTCATTGATATGGCGGTCGCTGCCCTCCTCGGCGTGAGCGTCCTGTTCGGGTTTAATATCCTCGTCGAGGATGACGTCATCGCGGCCGTGAAGACCGCGGGTGGCCCACTGGCGCTGCTGTTCGGCGGCATGGTGGTTGCCCGCACCCTCGCCGGCACGGGGATCTTCGACCGAATCGGCACGGTCTATCTCCGTGCGACAAAAGGAAGCGGCAAGCGATTTCTGTTGTTACTGATCGCTCTGGTGGCACCATTGTGCGCGTTTCTGCCGAACGCGACGACGGTCATCCTCCTGGCACCGATTATCATCCGCGTCGCTGTAGCGCTCGGCATAGACTTCGTCGGGCCGATGATTTTGACCGCTATCGTCAGTAATTCAGCCGGACTGTTGACGCTGGTCGGCGATCCGGCGACGTTCCTTGTGGGCAACTCGATCGGCATGAGCTTCGGCCAGTACCTCCACAAGGTCAGCCTCGGCGGACTCCTTTCCCTGCTGGTGCTCATTCCCTTGCTGCCCATACTCATGCCGGATCTGTGGCGCCTGCAGAGGCCATTGCCGCCGCACGCGTCTGACAAGCCGTTCCAGCGGCCATGGTTTGCGGTGTTGTCGCTCGCTGTACTGGCGGTCATGGTCGGGTTGTTTTTGATTGGAGAAGATCTGCCTATACCCATCGGTCCTCCGGCTGTCGCCATTATCGGTGCTTCGCTCGCGTTGCTCGTCATTTACAGTGTCAAAGTTGAGCCAGTGGACAACGTGCTTCGCGACATCGACTGGAAGACACTGGTGTTCCTCGGTTGTATCTTCTTCTTGGTCCAAGCCATCACGAAAACCGGACTGCTGCAGAGTTTTTCGCTCAAGATGTACGAATGGTTCGGGACGGAGTTCGCGCTCGCCGCGTTGGCGCTGATCGCAGGGATCGGGCTGCTCTCCAGCCTGCTCGCGAATATCCCGGTCGTCGCTGCGTCGATTCTGATGGTGAAAGGCTACTTGGTGGCGGTTGAAGCGGTGTCTGAGGCGGCGCTTGGAGCTCACTTCACCGACTGGCCTGACGCAGTGATACCTGTGTTTATCTCCATGATGTTCGGTGCGACCCTCGGTGGCAACGCGACGATGATTGGCGCCTCTGCCAATATCGTCAGCATCGGTATCTGCGCACAAAACGGGAAACCCGTGACGTTCGCCAGGTGGCTACGCTACGGCCTGCCGTTCACTGCCTGTCAACTGGCGGTGTCTGCGTTGTACGTGCTTGCACTCTTCCACTTCAGCCGTTGA
- the pgl gene encoding 6-phosphogluconolactonase, with product MKTEVLADAESVALKAAAIIAEEARSAVAERGRFIMAVSGGRTPWMMLRALLDQDMPWDRLQVVQVDERVAPSGHQDRNLTHLHESLLGHAPLSADRIHAMPVEASDLEAAAAQYISTLQKIAGLPPVLDLIHLGLGSDGHTASLIPGDPVLNVMQADVALTGIYQGRRRMTLTYPILNRAGRLLWVVTGSEKSAALARLRDGDRSIPAGLVRRDQAFVLADRAAAGL from the coding sequence ATGAAAACGGAAGTGTTGGCCGATGCTGAGTCAGTCGCTTTAAAAGCGGCCGCAATTATCGCCGAGGAGGCTCGATCGGCGGTGGCCGAACGCGGGCGGTTTATCATGGCCGTGAGCGGCGGCAGGACGCCATGGATGATGTTGCGAGCCCTCTTGGATCAGGACATGCCGTGGGACAGGCTGCAGGTGGTGCAAGTGGACGAACGGGTGGCTCCATCCGGGCACCAGGATCGCAACCTCACGCATCTGCATGAGAGTTTGCTCGGACACGCGCCGTTGTCGGCGGATCGAATTCATGCCATGCCCGTCGAAGCTTCTGATCTGGAAGCTGCGGCCGCCCAATATATTTCGACGCTCCAAAAAATTGCCGGCCTCCCCCCGGTGCTTGACTTGATTCATCTCGGCCTTGGGTCAGACGGCCATACTGCGTCGTTGATTCCGGGAGACCCGGTGCTCAACGTGATGCAAGCGGATGTGGCACTGACCGGGATATATCAGGGAAGGCGCCGGATGACGTTGACCTATCCAATTCTCAATCGTGCAGGGCGCCTTCTATGGGTGGTGACCGGGAGTGAAAAGAGCGCAGCCCTTGCTCGTTTGCGTGACGGAGACCGATCGATTCCCGCCGGCCTGGTTCGCCGTGACCAGGCGTTCGTGCTCGCCGATCGCGCAGCTGCAGGGTTGTGA